CTCCCCGGGAGCGGCGAGCGGCCCCGTCTGGCCGAGCTCGACCAGGCCCGCGCCGACCTGCGCCGGGTGATGGAGGCCGGCGAGCCGGTCGGCGACGAGATCGTCGACGCCCTGGTCCTCCCGCTCGTCGAAAGGGCGGTCCCGGAATGGCGGACCGCCCTGGACGCCCTCCTCGCGCTGCCCGGGCTCGGCGGCCCGGTCGGGTACGAGGGGGGAGTGATCTCCATCGGCGTCCGGCTCGCGACGGTCGAGCCGCGCATCGCGGCCGCCTGTCTCTACGCCGGAAGCCTCATCCCCCGCGTCATCTTCGAGGAGGCCCGCCAGGTCGGCATCCCGCTGCAGGTCCTGCTGCAGTGGGACGACGAGGGCAACGACCGGCAGGCGTCCCTGAACCTGTACGACGCCTTCGGCTCCAAGGAGAAGACCCTGCACGCCAACATGGGCGGGCACGCCGGCGTCCCGCAGTACGAGCTCGACGCCGGGGCCCGGTTCTTCGCCCGGCACCTGAAGTAGGTCCGGGCCCACCCCGAGGGCCGTGACCGTGCGCTACGGCGACGCCCAGGGCGCCGACAGCAGCTCGGCGACGCTGCGCCGGTCCCGCCCCTCCGGCGGCTCCCCGACCGCCTTCCCCAACGCGATCATGGACACGATCGCCCACCCCGGGTTCGGGCTCAGCTCCTTCGTGAGCCCCTCCATGTCGAAGGCCCGGAACTGGTGGGAGGCCAGTCCCAGCGCCTCCGCCTGGAGGGTCATGTGGGCGATGGCCTGCCCGAGGTCGTAGTCCGCGAACTCGGAGTACCGCAGCTCCGTGTCGTCCACGTGGCGCCGCGTCGACGTGACGACGAGCAGCCCCGCGTCCGTCGCCCACCGGGCCGAGCTGGGAGCGAGGTGCCGGACCACCCGCTCGTGGTCCGGCTCACCGGGCCGGGCCGCGAAGAAGCCCCACGGCTGGGAGTTCCCGGCGGACGGGGCCCACCGCGCGGCTTCGAGCAGCAGGCCCAGGGTCTCGTCGTCGACGGCGGCCGACGGGTCGAACCGGTACGGGCTGAACCGTCCGGCCAGCAGGGGGTGTATGCCGCCGTCGGACGGTTCCGGATCACGTCGCATGCCCCGCTGCAACCGGTCCCCGTACAGCCCTATTCCAGCTGCAGTAGCAGTACCCGACCTAGTACCCGACGGCCTCTCGGAGCAGCAGCACCGTGCCGCGCCCCGGGTGGGGTTCCGCGTTGAGGACGAGCAGGCGGTTGACGGCGCTGTCCATCCCGTACGCCGCCTGGCAGCGGGCGTTCTCCAGCGGGAGGACGTGCTCCTCGATGCGGCGCAGGGCCGTGCCCAGGTCGGGCACCACCTTCTGCGCGCCGACGATCCACACCGCGCGGGCCGCGCCGCCCGCGTTGGCGGGGAGCTGGCTACCGCTGCCCGAGGCGAGCACGAGCGCACCGGTCTCGGTGACGGCGGCGACGCTGTTCACGACGAAGTCCGGGCAGGCGGCGAGCCGTCGGATCTCGTCGGCGCCGGTGGCGCGGTCGATGCCCAGGATGCGCGGCCTGACGGCGTCGTACGGGCCGCCGGCGTTGATGTCCTCGTCGATGCCGGACAGCCGGAGCGTCTCGCTGGCTCCGGTGAGCACGCTGGAGCCCTCGGGGATCAGCTCCTTGATACGGGTACGCGCTTCGGCGGCGTCGTCGAGGATCTCGGCGGCGAAGCCGTTGGCGCGCAGCGCGGCGGCCACCCGCTCCAGCCGTTCGTCCGCCGCCGGGGCGCCCCAGGCGGAGGCCTCCTCCGGGCCCGCCTCCGAGCTTCCCTCCGCGCCCTGCTCCGCGCGGGGCGCCCCGCCCGCCAGCGGGGAGGTGTCGAGATACCTGACCTCGTACACCCGCTCGGCGAACCTCCAGCCTTCCTCGGTCCGCCGGTAGCGGTCGTGGTAGACGGCGAAGTTCTGCCCCTGGCGTCCGTCGAGGGTGCGCGCGAGCTCGTGCATGTACGCCCGGCCGGTCGCGGTGTCGCCGTCGATCCGGATCGCGCCGGGGTGCGTGTTCTGCACGAAGAAGTCCCACTGGGCCTGCAGCCGCTCGCCCCCGGCGAGGATCTCCTCGCGGCCGACCAGCTCGACGGGGACGTTGGGCATGCTCAGGACACCGTCCGGGGTGAACAGCGCCGCCATGCGGGGCCGGTCGCGCATCATCGCCGCGTCGGTGAACTCGCCGCGCAGCGCCTCGATCTCGACGCGGTCCGCGATGGCCTGGAAGTCGTTCATCGAAGTTCCCTCTCGGTCTCGTCATCGCCTTCACCGTGACGACAAGACAGCGCACCGGAATGTGAGGCGGGCATCGGCCTCACATTCCGAGGCGCTGTCCTGTCGTATGGGGGAGAGACGCAGAAACGGGCGAGCGAGCGAGGGAGAAGACCGGACCATGACCACGGGAGCCGAGATCATGAACGAGCGCCGCAGGCTGATCAACCTCGGTTATCGGCTCCTGGGTTCCCTCGCGGACGCCGAGGACGTCGTGCAGGAGACCTACGCCCGCTGGTACGCCCTGTCCGCACGCGAGCAGCAGGCCATCGAATCGCCCGGCGCCTGGCTGATGACGGTCGCCAGCCGCATCTGCCTGAACCTCCTCGGCTCGGCGCGGGTCAGGCGGGAGACGTACGTGGGCGACTGGATCCCGGAACCCCTGCCCGAGCCCACGGAGTACGCCACCGGGCGCGCCGACGGAACCGACCCGGCGGACCGGGTCACCCTCGACGAGTCGGTGACGATGGCCTTCCTGGTCGTCCTCGACGCGATGACCCCGGCCGAACGCGTCGCGTTCGTCCTGCACGACGTCTTCCGCTACCCCTTCGGCGAGGTCGCAGAGATCGTCGGCCGCAGTCCGGCGGCCTGCCGCCAGCTGGCCTCGTCCGCCCGCCGACGCGTCCGTACGGCGCAGAGTCCGGCGGCCCCGAGTGCCGCAGGGCAGGCGGACATCGTCAGACGGTTCAAGGCGGCGTGGGAGGCCAAGGACATCGACGCCCTGGTCGGCCTGCTCGACCCCGACGCCGTCGCGACCGCCGACGGCGGCGGGCTTGCCGTCACCCACCCGCGTCCGCTCGTGGGCGCCGAGCGGATCGCGCGGGGCTACGCCGAGATCGGCCGCCTGGCGGGCGACCGCACCACGTTCGTGGAGCGCACGGTCAACGGCCTACCCGGCCTGGTGGCGTGGCAGGACGGCGTCCTCGTGACCGTGTACGCCTTCGAGACCACGGGCGACCGGATCAGGCGCATCTGGGCGGTGCGGAACCCCGAGAAGCTCCGCCCCTGGCGGATCAGCTGAGCGCACCCAGAACGTGCGGGGCCGCCTCCGTGAGGGTGGGGAAGTGACGGTGGGCGTCGGGGTGCGGGGCGGGGGTGTTGACGGTCCAGACGGTCATCCCGGCGTCGAGCCCGGAGCGGACCCCGGAGGGCGCGTCCTCGATCACGAGACACTCCGCCGGGTCCGCGCCCAGCTTCTCGGCGGCGGTGAGGTACGGGACGGGCGACGGCTTCCCCTCGGCGACGGAGCCCGCGTCGACGATCAGCCCGGGGAACGGCAGCCCGGTCCGCTCGAACCGCCCCCGCACCCGGTGCTCGTAGTTCGACGTGACGAGCGCCCACCGGTCGGCGGGGAGCGCGTGGAGCAGCCCGGCGGCCCCGTCGAAGGCCGCGTAGTCGCCCGTACGGACGTCCTCGTCCTCCAGCGCGTGCAGGAGGGCGAGGCACTCGTCCGGGTCGGCGCCGGGCACGACGGCGGCGAAGGTCTCCACGGGCCGCGTCCGCAACGCCGTGGCGTACACCTCGGCGCCGTCGAGCCCGTACCGCGCGGCCCACTCGTGCCAGACGCGGCGCTGGTTCTCGACGGCGTCCATGAGGGTGCCGTCGACGTCGAAGAGAACGAACTTTATGGAGGTCACGCCCGGGATGCTACGTCCACGAACGCGGCCCAGGAGGCGGGGGAGACGGCGAGCTGGGGGCCGTGGGGGTTCTTGGAGTCGCGGATGTGGATGAGGGTGGGGTGGGCGGCGACCTCGACGCAGTTGCCGCCTTCGCCGCTGCTGTAGCTGGACTTGCGCCAGTCGTAGGCGACTTCGATGCACTCGCCGCCCTCGCCGTCGCTGTAGCTGCTCTTGAACCAGGCCAGATCTGCGGTGCTCATAGCTCTCCCAGCATTTTCTCGATCCGCTCCAGGGACTCGCGGCGCGTGAGTGCCTGCGCCCGGATGATCCCATAGCGCTCGGTATACATGCGCACCTCCTCTGGGTCGATGATCAGTCGGGCGTGTCCGTAGATCTCGGTGTACGCGACCTCCCGCCGTCCTTTGGGTGTGAGCAGGGTGAACGAGCCGCCCAGGCCCGGGTGTTCGTCCGGGTCGTTCGGCATGATCTGGAAGTGGACGGTCCTCAGCCGGGCGACCTCGATGATGCGTCGCAGCTGCTCCCGGAGGACGTCTCGGCCGCCCAGAAGGCGCCGCAGCACCGCCTCCTCGATGACGAAGCTCATCGTCGGGCCCGGCCACTTGTCGAACAGTGCTTGTCGGGAGATCCGGTCGGCCAACCGCGTCTGGATCGTCTCCTCGTCATAGAGCGGGCGGCGGTAGCGGAAGACGGCCTCCGCGTAGGCCGGGGTCTGCAGAATGCCCGGTACCGCCTGCACGGCGTAATAGTGCAGGGCAACGGCCTCGGCCTCCGCCTTCGCGAAGCTCCGGAACCAGTCCGGGTGCCGCACCCGCGCCCGCGCCAGCGCCTGCCGTACGTCATCCACCGCCGCCGTCAGCACACCCCCCGCCCCCAGCGCCGGGTCCGCCAGCAGCAGGAAGTCCGGCTGTGGCGTCCGTACCCCCCTCTCGATCGACGAGATCAGGTCCTCGCCGCAGTGCGTGAGCTCCGCCAGCTCCACCTGGCTCAGGCCCGCGTTGTTCCGCAGCACCTTGATGATCTTCCCGATCGCACGGAACAGGTGCGCCGTGCCGTCCACCTCGGAGGGCCGCTCCGGCCGCTCCTCCTTCTTGTTCCCCGACATCCGTACCGCCTTCTTGGCGTACCCGTACTGTTACGCAGCGTCGTCGCGTCGCTGCTGGTCAGCGTACGGTCGGGGGCCCAAGCTCGGGGGCATGAAATCCGAAACCGCCACTCCAACCGGTGAGTTCACGCTCCGGCTCTCGGCAACGCGCCGGGGCGCACGCCTGGCACGGTTACTGGCTGTGCAGCAGCTCCACGACTGGGGCGTCACGGGCCCCTCGGCCGAGGCGGCCGAGCTGGTCGTCGCCGAGCTCGCCAACAACGCGGTCCGGCACGGGCGGGTGCCGGGGCGGGACTTCGAGGTACGGATGGAGCGGGGCGACGACCACGTACGGATCGAACTGTCCGACGCGCGCGGCGAACGGCTGCCGGTCCCGGCCCGGGAACCGGACGAGGGCGGCTACGGGCTGCTGCTCGTCGCCGCCCTCGCCACGGCGTGGGGCGTGAAGGACCGGTCCGTCGGCAAGACGGTCTGGGCGACCGTCCCGCTGGCGTCCCGGTGAGGGGTCGTCAGGAGGAGAGGTTGTAACTGGTGTCCGGGGAGGTGGTCCACCAGGAGACCTGGCTGCGCGTGCGGAACGGCTGCTGCCAGGAGCCTGTGCCCTGGTACAGGTAGGCCAGGCCGCCGCTGCCCCGAATGGAGGCGTACAGGTCGGGACGGCCGTCGCCGTTCGCGTCGCCGATGCCGAGCAGGTCGCCGTACCCGCCCCAGCCGCCGCCCACCTTCACGCGGGGCGCGAAGGTGCCGTCGCCCTTGCCGAGGTAGAGCCAGAGGACGCCGTCCTTGTCGCGGGCGACGAGGTCTCCGGCCGGGCCGCCGGCGAGGTTGCCGGTGGCGGTGAGCTGGTTGTAGACGCCCCAGCCGCCGCCGATCTTCCTGCGGGTCGCGTACGGGGCGGTGGCCGAGCCCGTGCCCTTGTAGAGCCACAGGTCGCCGGTCTTGTCGGTGGCGACCAGGTCCGCCCGGCCGTCGCCGGTGAGGTCGCTGCCGCCGGTGAGCTGGTTGTACGTGTTCCAGCCGGAGCCGATCCGGACGCGGCCGGCCAGCGGGGCCTTGGCCTGCCCCGTGCCCTGGTAGAGCCAGAGGACCCCGGACTTGTCCCGGGCCACGACGTCGCTCACGGCCGAGCCGGTGACGTTCCCGGCGGCCTCGATCCGGTCGTACGTCTGCCAGCCCGAGCCGACGAGCAGCCCCGGGTTCTGGTCGAGATAGCCGGCTTCGGGGCGGAGGAACGTGTCGTCGATCCACAGGCGGCCCGAGGTGTCCCGCACGAGCACGTCGGGCGAGCCGTCGGCGTCGTAGTCGTGCGCGCCGGGCTTCCGGGTGACGGTGAACGAGCCGGAGGTCTTCAGCTCCGGTCCGATGCCGTTCATCGGCTTGGCGCTGATCTCCCAGGTGTACGGCCCGCTCTGCGCCCCGGTCCACAGCTCGGGGGCGCCGTTCCAGGCGAGCTGGCCCTTCCAGGCGTACGAGGCCTTGTGGGGGTCGTAGTCGGCGTTGAGCGGGTAGACCCCGTCGGTCAGGGTCTCGCCCGTCCGGGTGTTGCGGATCTTGACGGTCATCTCCACCTCGGACCGGCTGAGCTGCCAGACCATGGTGAACTTGCCGCCGGTCTTGTCGAGGTCGAGGACCGGCGGGATGTTGTGCGAGAGCAGCGTGACCTTGGTGGAGAGGCCGGAGGAGGCGACCTGTGTGGCGACCGGGGCGCCGTCCGCGCCCGGAGCGATCCGGTACAGGCCCTCGCCCTTCGCGGCGGTGCCGCCCTGGACGAGAAGCGCCCCGTCCGGAGCCACGGCCGAGGAGGCCATGTCGTCCATGAGCTTCCGGGTCGTGGTGCTCGTGAGGGAGCGCGCGGTCACGGCGTACGTCGGGGACGGGTTCCGCTCGTCGTATCCGCCGGACTGCGCGTACGTCAGCCAGTTGCCGACCAGGCCGAGGGAGTCGATCGCGCCCGGCAGGGCGATCCGCTGGGTGGTGGTGGAGGGGCCCCGCTGGGTGACGACCGCGGTCCGGGAGCCGCCGCTCGCGGGCTCCAGCCAGGCGACGTGCGTGCCCGAGAGCGCGATGGGGGTCTGCTGGTCGTTGCCCGCGAGGGCACCGGTCTCCGTGACCTTGGCGGTGGCGAGGTCCACGGTGGCCCAGCGCCGGCCCGCGGCGGTGACGTACGTGAGGAGGGCGGTGTCGGGCGTGCCGGCCCTGACGATCGGGTCCTTCGCGTCGGCCGGCAGCCCGGTCACGAGCACGTTGGCGGTCCCGCCGTCGTCGCTCCGGGAGAGCAGGTGCACGGCGTGTCCGCCCTGGGCGTTGGACGCCTTGACGAACGCGGTCCGGCCGACGGCGCCGATGTACGTCGCGTCGGAACCCGCGATCCTGGGCGACACGGACAGGACGTCCTGGTCCGTGATCATGTCCCGGAGCGTGATGTAGCCGTCGGACCCGACCCCCGCGACCACGTCGGAGGCGTGAGAGACAGAGGCCCAGCTGTCGCCCGGCCACGGCTCCTTCCTGCTGCCGTCGGCGTACCGGGTCCAGACGCCGTGGATGGCCCGGTCGTCCCGCTCCCAGGTCAGGAACCCGGTCGTTCCGGCGCTCACGATGTCCGTCCTGCCCTGCGGGTAGGGCACGACCGCCGCCGCGGTGGTGGCCGCGGCCGTGGCGGAGGCGGTGGCGGCCGTGGCGGGGACGGCGGCCGTCAGACCGCCCACGGTGACGGCGAGGGCGACGGTGACGGCGGCGGCGAGACGGTGCCGGGATGTACGTGCTGGGGACACGGTGCTGTTCCTCCCCCTGTGGTCGGGACATGGTGCTCCATGCCCCGACCACAGGACATCCGGGTGGATCGAAAGGTTGTACGCCCGGTCGGCTGATCCGTCAGAAGGCCCTGTCGAAGTCCTTGGCGTAGCTCAAGTGGCTGCCCAGGTAGTAAGTGAAGGGGTTCCGGTAGTCACCCGTGCCCCTGTAGATCTCCACGAGATCGTCGGTGGTGCCCTTGTGGCTCACCGCGAGCAGGTCGGCGCGGCCGTCCCTGTCGACGTCGCCGATGCCGACGAGGTCGGTGTACCGGCTCAACACCAAGTCCCTGTCGACGCGGGTGCGGGGTGCGAAGGTCCCGTCTCCCTTGCCGAGGTAGAGCCAGAGGTAGCCGTCCTTGTCGCGGGCGACGAGGTCACCGGCCGGGCCGCCGCCGATGTTGCCGGTGGCGGTGAGCAGGGTGTAGCCGCCCCAGCCGCCGCCGATCTTCCTGCGCGGGGCGAACGGTGCCTGTTCGTTGCCGGTGGCCCGGTAGAGCCAGAGGACGCCGGACCTGTCGGTGGCGAGGAGGTCGGGGCGGCCGTCGCCGGTGAGGTCGCTGCCGGCGGTGAGCTTGTCGTAGATCTGCCAGCCGCTGCCCACCTTGGTCCGGGGGGCGAAGGAGTGTCCGGTGCCCCGGTAGTACCAGAGGGCGCCGGTCCGGTCGCGGCCGAGCAGGTCGGCGTAGGAGGAACCGGCCAGGTTGCCCGGGGCGATGATCCGGTCGTACGTGTTCCAGCCGCCGCCACGGTCGGTCCGCTCCCACGGGCCCTGATAGCGGTTGTCGAACATCTGCCGGACGTCGAGGGAGGAGAGGCGTCCCGCGCTGTTCGTGAGGAGCAGGTCGGGGGAGCCGCTGTCGGAGTAGTCGTGGGGGTGCGCCTTGCCGGCGACCTTGAAGGTGCCGGATCGTTCCACCGCCGGGCCGATGCCGTTCATGGGGGTCGCCGTCATCTTCCAGGTGTACGTGCCGTGGTAGGCGGCGACGGCGTTGTCGAACTGGCCGGGCCAGTCGATGGTGCCCCTGTCGCCCCAGCCGCCGGCGAAGGACGTCCAACGCTTCCCGGACGCCTCGTGCGTGACCAGGAGCCGCACGTCTGCGCCCCACCTCCCGAACTGCCAGGAGAACCGTGCCTTGGAACCGGCCGTGTCGAAGTCGACGGATGCGGGGGTCTCTTCGCCCACCACGGTGAGCGCGACGGGCCTGCCCAGGCTCGCCACGAGGGTGGCGGCGGGGAGGCCGTCCGGGCCTGCGGCGATCCGGTAGATGCCCTCGCCCTGTTCGATCGTGCCGCCCTGCACGAGGAGCTCGGAGTCCGACTGGCTGCGGATGGTGTCGACGACGTCGAGGACCTTGACCGTCTGCCCGGTCGTCAGCGAGCGGAGCGTCAGCCCGTAGAGGGGGTTGGGGCGGCGCTCCAGGAAATCAGGCCTTGTCGTTTCGGAGTATGCCAACCAGTCGTCGTCCATCAACTCGGCCTGGAGGAACTGCGCGTAGCCGATGGGGATGCGTGTGGAACCGGACTCGCCCCGCCGGGCCACCTCCAGGGCCACCGCTCCTCTGGCATTCGGCTCTTCGCCCCAGGCCAGGTGTGTGGCGGACAGGGTGACATCGGTCTGATAGCCGCCTCGTGTCGCGCTGCGCTCCTCCACCACCGTGGCGGTGGCGACGTCCACCACGGCCGTACGCCAGTCGGCCGCGTTGTCCTCCTCCACGTAGTACAGGAGGGACAAGGTGTCCGGCGAGTCCACCTGGCTGGAGAGGTCGCGCGCGGCCATGCCCGTGGGCAGCCCGAAGATCGTACGGTCGACGATCGTGCCGTCCGGCTTGCCGACGAGGTGGACGTCCCGGCCCTCGCTGCCGTCGGCCTTGGGGACGCTCACGACGAGGGTGCTGCCGACGAGGTCCATGAGGGTGGCGTCCGGGCCGAGGAAGCCGATGTCTATGGTCACGGGGGAGGAGGCCCCGGACATGTCGTACACGGTGTGGACGGTTCCGGACGAGGCCACGACGGTGTCCGCGCGGACGGTCCCCTTGGAGCCCGCGGGCAGCGCGGTCGTGACGCCGTCCGCGTACCGGGTCCAGGAGAAGCCGCCGTCGTGGTGACGGGTGAGGAACCCCGACGGGCCGTTGCCGACCAGCTGGGAGTCCTGCGGCAGGGTGGGCACGGTGGCGGCCTGCTGATCCGCCGCGACGGCCGCCGTCCCCGGGCGCGCGCCGGTCGCCGCCACGGCGGGCGAGGTCAGGACGCCCGCCGTGACGGCGAGGGCGACGGCCACGGCGGCGGCGAGCCGGTGGCGGGACTTGCGTGCGTGTGCCAAGGCGGTGCTCTTTCTCAAGAGGCGCGGGCGCGGCGAGATACGCCGCGCCCGCAGGACTCTTGAGATGACCGGAAGGTTGTACGGTCCGGGCGCCCCCTTCCGGCCGTACCCCGTCGATCCATCAGAAGGCCGGCACGAGATCGTCAGAAGATCGTCAGATCCGAGCCGAAGTAGTCGTAGGAGTAGATCGCCTGGCGGGTCCCGAAGGGCGCTCGCCAGTCGCCCGTGCCCTTGTAGACGTACGTGTTGCCGTAGTGGTTGTTCGCCAGCAGGTCCGGGTGGCCGTCGCGGTCGACGTCGCCGAAGCCGGCGAGCCCGTAGTACGTGTTCCAGCCCGCGCCGATGCGGGTACGGGCGGCGAAGGTGCCGTCCCCCTTGCCGAGGTACAGCCAGAGGACACCTGAGGCGTCGCGGGCGACGAGGTCACCGGCCGGGCCGCCGCCGATGTCGGCGGTGGCGGTGATCTGGTTGTAGATCCCCCAGCCGCCGCCGACCTTCACACGCGGCGCGAAGGGCTTCACGGCGTCGCCGGTGCCCTTGTAGAGCCACAGGACGCCGGAGGTGTCGGTGGCGAGGAGGTCCGGGCGGCCGTCGCCGTTGAGGTCGCTGCCGCCGGTGATCTGCTTGTAGATCCCCCAGCCGCCGCCGATCTTCACGCGGGGGGCGAGGGCCAGGCCGGTGCCCTGGTGGAGCCAGAGGACGCCGGTCTTGTCGCGGGCGACGATGTCGGACTGCGGGGAGCCGGCGACGTTCCCGGGGGAGACGAGCCGGTCGTAGGCGTTCCAGCCGCCGGTGCCGAGCCAGGTGGGAAAGTCGTGGGTCCACGCGCCGAGGGGGCTGCTCGTGTTGTACAGCTTCAGACCGGTGGAGTCCCGCACGAGCAGGTCGGGGGTGCCGTTGTCGTCGAAGTCGTGCGGGACGACCTTGCGGACGACCTTGAAGGTGCCGGTCTTCTCCACGGCCGGGCCGATGCCGCCGATGGGCTGCGCCGTGAAGCGCCAGGTGTAGTCGCCGTTGGGGGCGGGGGCCCTGTACTCGGCAGGAATGCCGGGGTTGCTCGTGACGAACGCGCCGTCCCACTTGAAGCCGTATCGACCGTCTCCGGAGGAGGAGACCTCGGGACTCCACGATTTGCCGGTCGCGGGGTGCTCCAGCCGGACGTGTACCTCCATCGCCGGCCTGTTGAGGGTCCAGGTCAGTGGGACCGGGGTGGTGACGCGGTCGAAGTCGATCGTCTCGGGGACGTCGTGCTTCACGAACTCCAGCGTGGTGGACTGGCCGGTGCTCGCCACGAGGGTGACCGTCGGCCGGGCGCCGTCGGCGCCCGGGGCGATCCGGTAGAGGCCCTCGCCGTGCTCGATCGTCCCGCCCCGCGCCATCTGGGTCCCGTCGGGGCCGGGGGTGGAGGTCAGCGTGTGGTCCAGGAGGTCGACCGTCTCACCCGTCGTCAGGGAGAAGGCCCGCAGTGCGTACCTGGAGTTCGGGAGCGAGGCCGGGTCCGACGCGAACTGTCGGTACGTCAGCCAGCCGCCGACCAGTTGGATGCCGACGGCGTTCGTGATGCCCAGGTCGTGGCGTACGGTCTCGCCGGTGTCCCGCCGCGCCACGGCCACCTTCACCGTGGAGTTCGTGGGCTTCTCGACCCAGGCGATGTGGGTGGCCGAGAGGGCGGTGCCTCCCAGGGGGACGTCGGGCGTCTCGTACTTCTCGACGACCGCGTGGGTCGCGATGTCCACGACGGCCGCGCGGCTCTGCTTCGTCCCGTCCACGGTGCCCGCGTACAGGACCACGGCGCTGTCGGGGGATTCCAGGTTGATGACGGTGATCGCGGCGTCAGCCGGCAGGCCGGTGACCGTGTCGTCGACCAAGTCCCCTTGCTGCTTGCCGATGACGTGGAGGTCGCTGCCGCCGGTCGCGTTGGCCTTCTTCGCGACGAGCCGGGTGCCGGCCGATCCCACGACGGTGTAGCCCTCGCCGAGGGGGCGGATGTCGATCTCCAGCGGATCGGCGCCCGTCGCCATGTCGTACAGCTTGAAGACACCGCTGCCGTCGGTCCCCCGCACGACGTCCGTGCGCCGCGAGCCCCCGTACGAGCCCCCGGGGAGCACGGTCGTGGCGCCGTCCGAGTACCGCATCCACCGGTAGGTGATCGGCGTGCCGCCCTGGCCGCTCAGGAAGCCGGTCGGGCCGGCGCTGAGGACCGAGGCGTCGACCGGGAACGGGACGACGTCCTGCTCCGCCGACTGCGCGGCGGCGGCCGGGGTCACGGCCGTCGGCGCGGCCGCGAAGGAAGGCGTGACGGTCACGGCGGTCACAGTCGTCACGGCCAGGACGGCGGTGACCGCCGCGCCCAGCCGGATCCGGGCGGTGCGGGTGCGGGTCAAGAGACTGGTCCTCCCCCAGAGGTGTGGGCATGGCGTTCGACGCCATGCCCACAGGACCTCCGAGGGAATCGGAAGGTTGTACGTCCGGGTCAGAACAGGGTCGTGGGGTACGTCCCGAGGGGCTCCGGGCTGTACACCTCGCGCCGGGAGCTGAACGGCGCGCGCCAGTCGCCCGTGCCCACGTAGTAGGAGAGGGTCTCGAAGTTGCCGCCCATGACTCCCTGGGCGACGAGGTCCGGGCGGCCGTCCCTGTTGACGTCGCCGACGCCGACGAGGTCGGTGTAGCGGTCCCAGCCCGTGCCGATCCTGGTGCGCGGGGCGAAGGTGCCGTCGCCCTTGCCGAGGTACAGCCAGAGGACACCGGCGCGGTCGCGGGCGACGAGGTCGCCGGCGGGGCCTCCGGCGAGGTTGCCGACGGCGGAGATCTGGTTGTAGATCCCCCAGCCGCCGCCGATCTTCTTGCGGGCGGCGAAGGGTGCGGTTCCCTTGCCGGTGCCCTTGTACAGCCACAGGTCGCCGGCCTTGTCGGCGGCGAGGAGGTCGGAGCGGCCGTCGTTGGTGAGGTCGCTGCTGCCGCCGACGAGCTTGTCGTAGGTCTGCCAGCCGCCGCCGATCTTCGTACGGGGGGCGAAGGCGTGGCCGGTTCCGGAGTACAGCCAGAGGTCGCCGACCCGGTCGCGGCCGATGACGTCGGCGTACGGGGAGGCGTCCAGGTTGCCGGGGGCCGCGAGCCGGTCGTAGATGTTCCAGCCCTGGCCGATGACCGTGGGCGTCCGCTTGTAGCCCCAGCGGGTCTCGTAGAGGCTCTGGCGGGCGTCGTAGTTGAGCAGTCGGCCCGAGCCCGAGCCGTCCAGGACGAGGAGGTCCGCGAGACCGCTGTCGGAGAAGTCGTGCGGGGCGGGCTTGCCGGTGA
The DNA window shown above is from Streptomyces vietnamensis and carries:
- a CDS encoding FG-GAP-like repeat-containing protein, whose amino-acid sequence is MTRTRTARIRLGAAVTAVLAVTTVTAVTVTPSFAAAPTAVTPAAAAQSAEQDVVPFPVDASVLSAGPTGFLSGQGGTPITYRWMRYSDGATTVLPGGSYGGSRRTDVVRGTDGSGVFKLYDMATGADPLEIDIRPLGEGYTVVGSAGTRLVAKKANATGGSDLHVIGKQQGDLVDDTVTGLPADAAITVINLESPDSAVVLYAGTVDGTKQSRAAVVDIATHAVVEKYETPDVPLGGTALSATHIAWVEKPTNSTVKVAVARRDTGETVRHDLGITNAVGIQLVGGWLTYRQFASDPASLPNSRYALRAFSLTTGETVDLLDHTLTSTPGPDGTQMARGGTIEHGEGLYRIAPGADGARPTVTLVASTGQSTTLEFVKHDVPETIDFDRVTTPVPLTWTLNRPAMEVHVRLEHPATGKSWSPEVSSSGDGRYGFKWDGAFVTSNPGIPAEYRAPAPNGDYTWRFTAQPIGGIGPAVEKTGTFKVVRKVVPHDFDDNGTPDLLVRDSTGLKLYNTSSPLGAWTHDFPTWLGTGGWNAYDRLVSPGNVAGSPQSDIVARDKTGVLWLHQGTGLALAPRVKIGGGWGIYKQITGGSDLNGDGRPDLLATDTSGVLWLYKGTGDAVKPFAPRVKVGGGWGIYNQITATADIGGGPAGDLVARDASGVLWLYLGKGDGTFAARTRIGAGWNTYYGLAGFGDVDRDGHPDLLANNHYGNTYVYKGTGDWRAPFGTRQAIYSYDYFGSDLTIF
- a CDS encoding FG-GAP repeat domain-containing protein gives rise to the protein MSPARTSRHRLAAAVTVALAVTVGGLTAAVPATAATASATAAATTAAAVVPYPQGRTDIVSAGTTGFLTWERDDRAIHGVWTRYADGSRKEPWPGDSWASVSHASDVVAGVGSDGYITLRDMITDQDVLSVSPRIAGSDATYIGAVGRTAFVKASNAQGGHAVHLLSRSDDGGTANVLVTGLPADAKDPIVRAGTPDTALLTYVTAAGRRWATVDLATAKVTETGALAGNDQQTPIALSGTHVAWLEPASGGSRTAVVTQRGPSTTTQRIALPGAIDSLGLVGNWLTYAQSGGYDERNPSPTYAVTARSLTSTTTRKLMDDMASSAVAPDGALLVQGGTAAKGEGLYRIAPGADGAPVATQVASSGLSTKVTLLSHNIPPVLDLDKTGGKFTMVWQLSRSEVEMTVKIRNTRTGETLTDGVYPLNADYDPHKASYAWKGQLAWNGAPELWTGAQSGPYTWEISAKPMNGIGPELKTSGSFTVTRKPGAHDYDADGSPDVLVRDTSGRLWIDDTFLRPEAGYLDQNPGLLVGSGWQTYDRIEAAGNVTGSAVSDVVARDKSGVLWLYQGTGQAKAPLAGRVRIGSGWNTYNQLTGGSDLTGDGRADLVATDKTGDLWLYKGTGSATAPYATRRKIGGGWGVYNQLTATGNLAGGPAGDLVARDKDGVLWLYLGKGDGTFAPRVKVGGGWGGYGDLLGIGDANGDGRPDLYASIRGSGGLAYLYQGTGSWQQPFRTRSQVSWWTTSPDTSYNLSS
- a CDS encoding FG-GAP repeat domain-containing protein, with the protein product MAHARKSRHRLAAAVAVALAVTAGVLTSPAVAATGARPGTAAVAADQQAATVPTLPQDSQLVGNGPSGFLTRHHDGGFSWTRYADGVTTALPAGSKGTVRADTVVASSGTVHTVYDMSGASSPVTIDIGFLGPDATLMDLVGSTLVVSVPKADGSEGRDVHLVGKPDGTIVDRTIFGLPTGMAARDLSSQVDSPDTLSLLYYVEEDNAADWRTAVVDVATATVVEERSATRGGYQTDVTLSATHLAWGEEPNARGAVALEVARRGESGSTRIPIGYAQFLQAELMDDDWLAYSETTRPDFLERRPNPLYGLTLRSLTTGQTVKVLDVVDTIRSQSDSELLVQGGTIEQGEGIYRIAAGPDGLPAATLVASLGRPVALTVVGEETPASVDFDTAGSKARFSWQFGRWGADVRLLVTHEASGKRWTSFAGGWGDRGTIDWPGQFDNAVAAYHGTYTWKMTATPMNGIGPAVERSGTFKVAGKAHPHDYSDSGSPDLLLTNSAGRLSSLDVRQMFDNRYQGPWERTDRGGGWNTYDRIIAPGNLAGSSYADLLGRDRTGALWYYRGTGHSFAPRTKVGSGWQIYDKLTAGSDLTGDGRPDLLATDRSGVLWLYRATGNEQAPFAPRRKIGGGWGGYTLLTATGNIGGGPAGDLVARDKDGYLWLYLGKGDGTFAPRTRVDRDLVLSRYTDLVGIGDVDRDGRADLLAVSHKGTTDDLVEIYRGTGDYRNPFTYYLGSHLSYAKDFDRAF